The Anaerolineales bacterium genome contains a region encoding:
- a CDS encoding class I SAM-dependent methyltransferase yields the protein MDSYASIARFYDWENAEFTEDLPFWADLARRQGGPVLELGCGSGRVMLHLAREGFAVTGVDSSPAMLALARSRLALQKSIAQRITLREGDFTRLPLDGAFPLIILAFNTFSHMTDPEDARAALAAVEAHLAPGGQAVFALPNPIPLYGDPPPGLVLERVFRDEDRNRTVQQFSSLRVDRAAQLGYVTWIYDEIDAAGTVTRTTVPMTLRYFFPNELSALFERAGMRLWRLWGDYDGSPYSEDSPVLIAAAEK from the coding sequence ATGGATTCCTACGCATCCATCGCCCGATTCTACGATTGGGAGAACGCGGAGTTCACCGAGGATCTTCCCTTTTGGGCGGATCTCGCCCGCCGGCAGGGCGGCCCGGTCCTCGAGCTGGGATGCGGCAGCGGGCGCGTGATGCTGCACTTGGCGCGCGAAGGGTTCGCCGTGACCGGCGTGGATTCTTCCCCGGCGATGCTGGCCCTCGCTCGAAGCCGGCTGGCGCTGCAAAAATCGATCGCCCAGCGGATCACGCTGCGGGAGGGGGATTTCACCCGCCTGCCGCTCGACGGCGCGTTTCCCCTGATCATCCTTGCCTTCAACACTTTCTCGCATATGACGGATCCGGAGGACGCGCGCGCCGCCCTCGCGGCCGTCGAGGCGCACCTGGCGCCCGGCGGGCAGGCGGTCTTCGCCTTGCCTAATCCCATACCGCTCTACGGCGACCCTCCCCCGGGGCTGGTCCTCGAGCGCGTCTTCCGCGACGAGGACCGCAACCGGACGGTCCAGCAGTTCTCCAGCCTGCGCGTGGACCGCGCCGCACAGCTCGGCTACGTCACCTGGATCTACGACGAGATCGACGCCGCCGGGACGGTGACCCGCACGACGGTTCCGATGACCCTGCGGTACTTCTTCCCCAACGAGCTGTCGGCGCTGTTCGAGCGCGCCGGAATGCGCCTGTGGCGCCTCTGGGGGGATTACGACGGATCGCCGTATTCCGAAGATTCACCGGTGTTGATTGCGGCCGCCGAAAAATGA
- a CDS encoding DUF3267 domain-containing protein, translating into MRIRLGRPPKQAPVAAEADAGRPIRQPGPWTSAVLVLLAGMVLLAGVIALNFVYSELFPDIHPESYDEKNIPWAGMAVVLILCVLAHELLHALLYPDCGRSDSTVLFVDWKRLGFGVYYEGRIPRARWIVMRLFPLAALTVLALAGIIVLDRWMTFTLESYLWVLILTNSLGSGADLASVFIVLRQVPAPGVLNFHRGRAYWLPE; encoded by the coding sequence ATGCGCATCCGACTCGGGAGGCCGCCGAAACAAGCGCCCGTTGCGGCGGAAGCGGACGCCGGCCGCCCGATCCGCCAGCCTGGACCGTGGACGAGCGCCGTCCTGGTCCTTTTGGCGGGAATGGTTTTACTGGCCGGCGTGATCGCGCTTAACTTCGTTTATTCCGAATTGTTCCCCGATATCCACCCCGAATCCTACGATGAAAAAAATATCCCGTGGGCGGGCATGGCGGTTGTCTTAATCCTATGCGTCCTGGCCCATGAGCTGTTGCATGCGCTGCTCTACCCGGACTGCGGGCGGTCGGATTCCACGGTTCTTTTTGTCGATTGGAAAAGACTCGGTTTCGGGGTCTACTACGAAGGCCGCATCCCGCGCGCCCGGTGGATCGTCATGCGCCTGTTCCCGTTGGCGGCATTGACTGTGCTGGCCTTGGCGGGAATTATCGTCCTCGATCGTTGGATGACCTTCACCCTGGAATCCTATCTTTGGGTTTTGATCCTCACCAACAGCCTGGGTTCGGGCGCGGACCTGGCCTCCGTGTTCATCGTCCTGCGGCAGGTGCCGGCCCCGGGCGTTTTAAATTTCCACCGCGGGCGGGCGTATTGGCTGCCGGAATAG
- a CDS encoding sigma-70 family RNA polymerase sigma factor yields the protein MPKTGDQHLLARVREFDPVALETTYDRYSNGLYDYACRLLGDASAAEDCVGETFSRFLRALRSGQGPRDHLQAYLYRIAHNWITDHYRRNPPAEIPIQEETVHVPDTTGETAENNIRRRKVRAAIRRLTPDQREAVVLRYLEGWDNEDVARAMRRPVGAVKALQQRGIAALRRMLVGEESGL from the coding sequence ATGCCAAAAACTGGCGATCAGCACCTTTTGGCGAGAGTCCGGGAATTCGACCCGGTCGCCTTGGAAACGACGTATGACCGCTACAGCAACGGTCTCTACGACTACGCCTGCCGACTGCTGGGTGATGCTTCCGCCGCGGAGGATTGCGTTGGGGAGACTTTTTCGCGCTTTTTAAGAGCTTTGCGATCCGGTCAGGGGCCGCGAGACCATTTGCAGGCCTACCTATACCGAATTGCACACAATTGGATCACCGACCATTATCGGCGGAATCCGCCCGCTGAGATCCCGATCCAGGAGGAAACCGTTCATGTTCCGGATACGACCGGTGAAACGGCCGAAAATAATATCCGCCGACGGAAAGTGCGGGCGGCAATCCGGCGTCTGACTCCCGACCAGCGGGAAGCGGTGGTCTTGCGCTATCTGGAGGGGTGGGATAACGAGGACGTGGCGCGGGCGATGCGCCGACCGGTGGGTGCGGTAAAAGCTTTACAGCAACGTGGGATCGCGGCGCTTCGCCGGATGCTTGTTGGAGAGGAAAGCGGGCTATGA
- a CDS encoding glycosyltransferase family 2 protein has protein sequence MQDFFSILQTMSRPKPKRNRSYPTEKHRPHIDLRAPDQKKVGSDNGAGLVQETREIQLQVVMPVCNEGDSIADTIREWYKELSAQIRCELVVSEDGSRDNTKEILAAVAEELPMRLDMTDNRRGYAGAVVAALRNTKAPFVLAVDSDGQCDPKDFWPFWQRRHENDVVIGWRVKRRDTLPRKVMSYSFKLLHRLFFGMTTHDPSCPYVLINRQLLDRLLPELGSLTEGFWWEFIARATRAGARIQEQPITHRFRAAGSTVIFKPGRIPRIAWQNGFGLIRIWWQTRPRSRGQSPPAKRGDPLDGEILH, from the coding sequence GTGCAGGACTTCTTTTCAATACTACAAACGATGAGCCGGCCCAAACCAAAAAGAAACCGATCGTATCCGACAGAAAAGCATCGGCCGCACATCGATCTTCGTGCCCCGGACCAAAAAAAGGTCGGATCAGATAACGGAGCAGGATTGGTGCAAGAGACCCGCGAAATCCAACTGCAAGTCGTCATGCCTGTCTGCAACGAAGGCGATAGCATCGCCGACACTATCCGGGAGTGGTACAAGGAGCTCTCGGCGCAGATCCGATGCGAACTGGTGGTATCTGAAGACGGCAGCCGCGATAACACCAAGGAAATACTCGCCGCGGTCGCCGAGGAACTTCCCATGCGATTGGATATGACGGACAATCGCCGCGGCTACGCCGGCGCGGTCGTGGCCGCTCTTCGAAACACCAAGGCTCCGTTTGTCCTTGCGGTCGACTCCGACGGCCAATGCGACCCGAAAGACTTCTGGCCTTTTTGGCAGCGGCGACACGAGAACGATGTCGTCATCGGCTGGCGGGTTAAGCGGCGCGACACCCTTCCACGGAAGGTTATGTCCTATTCCTTTAAACTGCTTCATCGCCTGTTCTTCGGCATGACCACGCACGATCCCAGTTGCCCCTATGTCCTCATCAACCGCCAACTCCTCGACCGCCTTCTCCCCGAACTTGGATCCTTAACCGAAGGATTTTGGTGGGAATTCATAGCACGTGCGACCCGCGCCGGCGCTCGCATTCAAGAACAGCCGATTACACACCGCTTCCGGGCCGCCGGCTCGACGGTTATCTTCAAACCCGGCCGAATTCCCCGAATCGCATGGCAGAATGGATTTGGACTCATCCGAATCTGGTGGCAAACGCGGCCAAGATCCCGAGGGCAGTCTCCACCGGCAAAAAGGGGTGATCCGCTGGATGGTGAAATTCTCCACTGA
- a CDS encoding CPBP family intramembrane metalloprotease has protein sequence MTASIRRIVGSKEKTMLIKIFRSRDGQLALFWRLGCYLFLFLVIDVGAQIVRGLLASADAPSLAAELACAAISIPGILGLTYLFRTRRDKRSWRGMSLADLRKRWIEFASGGLWVFILMPAPLLYLALAVGQLRFVGTEAVDSGWTAGVEFALAGWVGAFGIGFIEELAFRGYVFQNLGERHPIWLAALVTGILFGLFHFFGGLSVARILDMAAFSTVFVVLRICTGSLWAAIGLHTTFNWVYTSLLGFSSGEGGYAHALLHFETPIGSEAAAPVNSWLGDISSIVPNLIAFGVVILALSVWKWGKKQPINWGTRLDGNGNPLLPSEMHAGGQTWGAGESSGSDGGT, from the coding sequence ATGACGGCTTCGATTCGGAGGATCGTCGGATCCAAGGAGAAGACAATGCTCATAAAAATATTTCGTTCCCGTGACGGCCAGCTCGCCCTGTTTTGGCGCTTGGGGTGCTATCTGTTCCTCTTCCTGGTGATTGATGTGGGGGCGCAAATTGTCCGCGGCCTGCTGGCGTCGGCGGATGCGCCTTCCTTGGCGGCGGAACTGGCATGTGCGGCGATATCGATCCCGGGCATTCTCGGCCTGACATACCTCTTTCGAACGCGCCGGGACAAGCGGTCCTGGCGCGGCATGTCGCTTGCGGACCTGCGGAAACGATGGATCGAATTTGCGTCGGGCGGCCTGTGGGTTTTCATCCTGATGCCCGCCCCGCTTCTCTACCTGGCCCTGGCGGTCGGGCAACTCCGGTTTGTCGGGACCGAGGCGGTGGACAGCGGCTGGACGGCCGGCGTGGAGTTTGCCTTGGCGGGATGGGTCGGTGCGTTTGGGATCGGGTTCATCGAGGAACTGGCGTTTCGAGGGTACGTGTTTCAAAACCTTGGCGAGCGGCATCCGATCTGGCTGGCCGCGCTGGTCACCGGAATCCTATTTGGGCTGTTTCATTTCTTCGGCGGGTTGAGCGTCGCCAGGATTCTCGATATGGCGGCGTTCAGCACGGTATTCGTCGTGTTGCGCATCTGCACCGGTTCGTTGTGGGCCGCCATCGGGCTGCATACGACGTTCAATTGGGTATACACCAGCCTGCTGGGTTTTTCCTCTGGCGAAGGCGGATACGCACATGCCCTGCTCCATTTTGAGACGCCGATCGGTTCGGAGGCGGCCGCGCCGGTTAATTCCTGGCTCGGGGATATCAGCTCGATCGTGCCCAACCTGATAGCCTTCGGGGTGGTGATCTTGGCTTTGTCGGTGTGGAAATGGGGTAAGAAGCAGCCGATTAATTGGGGTACGCGGCTGGACGGAAACGGAAATCCCTTGCTCCCATCCGAAATGCACGCGGGCGGACAGACCTGGGGCGCCGGGGAGTCTTCCGGCAGTGACGGAGGAACATGA
- a CDS encoding sensor histidine kinase, translating to MRADAAEAGIRIAVHDSGEGIAPEDLPHIWERYYRGCNAADDDGAGLGLALVKELAEAMGGTVEVEKLANGGCRFAVWLKPAA from the coding sequence GTGAGAGCGGACGCCGCCGAGGCGGGGATCCGCATCGCCGTTCACGATTCCGGTGAGGGAATCGCGCCCGAAGACTTGCCGCACATTTGGGAGCGGTATTACCGCGGGTGCAACGCGGCGGACGACGACGGCGCGGGTCTTGGCCTGGCGCTGGTGAAGGAATTGGCCGAGGCGATGGGCGGCACCGTGGAAGTCGAGAAACTGGCGAACGGGGGTTGCCGCTTCGCCGTTTGGTTGAAACCCGCGGCATAA
- a CDS encoding HAMP domain-containing protein — MNDRFFSPRAPQTLLEAALLGVLLSAALVQLDGWVSPDVINSGVFVSAALYSAWAAGRWRIPQGSFLRQAFCEAAMAPAVGVLLGIIVADGARLIGLSAVLERNVLPADMGTLAADFAVIGLVIYPLLRAGRRFWKFWVALWKRRLVWSITHAQLIMAVGLAFAVGCVLQLIILQPDYTGDFAPGAVTGPWLVTAAAWLISSIIPTLSVMIVFTCAGLVVLLPLASAISYLIARRTTRRVEALARAAREMGAGRYQARVAPEGEDEISQMQSDFNRMAAALETAMRDLEAERDRVADLLTSRQAMTASVSHELRTPLAALRAYLETACRIADIPDGLRRDLDRMEQETQRLQSLVDDLFTLSRVDSGGWTIRCEAVDAAALVRRVAERMSPPAWQTRRVQIGVESEENLPPAWADAGRLEQVLANLVRNAVRHSPPRGNRRGESGRRRGGDPHRRSRFR; from the coding sequence GTGAATGATCGGTTCTTTTCGCCCAGGGCTCCGCAAACGCTACTGGAAGCCGCGCTGCTCGGCGTGCTCCTCTCCGCCGCCCTGGTTCAATTGGACGGCTGGGTTTCCCCCGACGTGATCAATTCGGGTGTGTTTGTCTCCGCCGCGCTGTATTCGGCTTGGGCGGCGGGGCGCTGGCGCATCCCGCAGGGTTCGTTCCTTCGCCAGGCGTTCTGTGAAGCGGCCATGGCGCCGGCCGTCGGCGTCTTGCTCGGAATAATCGTTGCCGACGGGGCGCGCCTGATCGGACTATCCGCCGTGTTGGAAAGGAACGTGCTTCCCGCCGACATGGGAACTCTGGCGGCGGATTTTGCCGTCATCGGATTGGTCATTTACCCCCTCCTCCGCGCGGGAAGGAGGTTTTGGAAGTTTTGGGTTGCGCTTTGGAAACGCCGTTTGGTGTGGTCGATCACCCATGCCCAGCTGATTATGGCTGTCGGGTTGGCGTTCGCCGTCGGATGCGTCCTGCAATTGATCATCCTCCAGCCGGACTATACCGGGGATTTCGCACCGGGAGCGGTGACCGGTCCTTGGCTGGTGACGGCGGCAGCGTGGCTGATCAGCTCGATCATCCCAACCCTGTCGGTGATGATCGTCTTCACCTGCGCCGGACTTGTCGTCCTATTGCCCCTGGCTTCGGCGATTTCCTATCTGATCGCCCGGCGGACGACCCGGCGGGTGGAGGCGCTCGCCCGGGCCGCGCGCGAGATGGGCGCGGGCCGCTATCAAGCCCGCGTCGCGCCGGAAGGCGAGGACGAGATTTCCCAGATGCAATCCGATTTCAACCGCATGGCCGCCGCCTTGGAAACCGCTATGCGCGATCTGGAAGCCGAACGCGACCGCGTCGCGGACCTGCTGACTTCCCGTCAGGCGATGACCGCGAGCGTGTCCCACGAATTGCGGACCCCGTTGGCGGCGCTGCGCGCCTATCTGGAAACGGCGTGCCGGATTGCAGACATCCCGGATGGTTTGCGCCGGGATTTGGATCGGATGGAGCAGGAGACCCAGCGGCTTCAGTCGCTGGTGGACGATTTGTTCACCCTCTCGCGCGTCGACTCGGGCGGGTGGACCATCCGCTGCGAGGCGGTCGACGCGGCCGCGCTGGTCCGGCGCGTCGCAGAACGGATGTCGCCGCCGGCCTGGCAAACCCGACGGGTGCAGATCGGCGTCGAAAGCGAAGAGAACCTGCCGCCCGCCTGGGCCGATGCCGGCCGGTTGGAGCAGGTTTTGGCCAACCTGGTTCGCAACGCCGTCCGGCATTCGCCCCCCCGGGGGAATCGTCGGGGTGAGAGCGGACGCCGCCGAGGCGGGGATCCGCATCGCCGTTCACGATTCCGGTGA
- a CDS encoding response regulator transcription factor, whose amino-acid sequence MRSKAATPVLMLTARSEEADRVLGLEVGADDYLTKPFSMRELLARVRAILRRTELLQKEIRADRAPADRPVQSGAFRLDPVKRTAVLDSQELELTPIEFDLLLLLLRNPGRAFNRTYLLNTVWDQQAVSGDRAVDNTVMRLRRKLGTVGERLETGWGVGYRWRE is encoded by the coding sequence GTGCGGTCGAAGGCCGCCACACCGGTGCTGATGCTCACCGCGCGCTCCGAGGAAGCCGACCGCGTGCTGGGACTTGAGGTCGGCGCCGACGACTATCTGACTAAGCCCTTCAGCATGCGCGAACTGCTGGCCCGCGTGCGGGCCATCCTACGGCGGACGGAGCTATTGCAAAAGGAGATCCGCGCGGACCGCGCGCCCGCAGACAGGCCGGTGCAATCCGGCGCCTTCCGTCTTGATCCGGTGAAGCGCACAGCGGTTTTGGATTCGCAGGAACTGGAGTTGACTCCGATCGAATTCGATCTCCTGCTGCTTCTGCTTCGCAATCCCGGACGGGCGTTCAACCGCACCTATCTATTAAATACCGTCTGGGACCAGCAAGCCGTCTCCGGCGACCGGGCGGTGGACAATACCGTGATGCGCTTGCGGCGCAAACTTGGAACGGTGGGCGAACGGTTGGAGACGGGTTGGGGCGTAGGGTACCGCTGGCGTGAATGA
- a CDS encoding response regulator, whose product MADIQLVEDSLSLAELIERELGGAGYSVRIAADGRDALRLLEARSADLIILDWMLP is encoded by the coding sequence ATGGCGGATATTCAGCTCGTTGAAGACTCTCTCTCCCTCGCCGAATTAATCGAACGCGAGCTTGGCGGGGCGGGGTATTCCGTGCGGATCGCCGCCGACGGGCGCGACGCGTTGCGGCTGCTGGAAGCGCGGTCCGCGGACCTGATCATCCTGGATTGGATGCTGCCCTGA
- a CDS encoding bifunctional homocysteine S-methyltransferase/methylenetetrahydrofolate reductase, whose product MNRRMPSLLSSAGGKPLLADGAMGTLLVARGVPAGENLDLQNLTRPETVAKAHRDYRAAGAQILETNTFGANRYKLAAAGLGDSIEAILRAGVEVARREAGGALVAGSIGPLGVRLAPYGRVKPEQAEAAFREQTELLLRHGADLILIETMSDVNEALAALRAARTAGAQFVGVSFTFTRDGLTLFGDTPAAAARALVAAGADLIGVNCSSGPAQAIRILREMRAAAQQAPLSAMPNAGWPERTGGRILYPAGPDYFGGYAREFAAAGASVVGGCCGTTPEHIAAMRTALETFVPAKPAAVVVAAPAMEAKAAAAEPTQFAAKLAAGKFTISVEVDPPKGFSTQKLSAGASMLAEAGADVINVADSPMARMRMSPWAVCHLIQEQFGIETVLHFPTRGRNLLRLQGDLLGAHALGVRNLFVMMGDPTAIGDFPQAADNYDIVPSGLIRLIKQSFNLGKDHAGKAIGAPTAFFVGCALNLGSATPEKERANLKKKLDAGADFILTQPVFEPACAAAFLESYRRECGDLKAPVLAGILPLFGAKHAAFLHNEVPGMTIPEKIRARIERAGERAPQEGVRIAAEMLKDLRGVVQGAYLMPPFGRYDLAAEVIESSLR is encoded by the coding sequence ATGAACCGTCGAATGCCCAGCTTGCTTTCCTCCGCCGGCGGAAAACCGCTCCTGGCCGACGGGGCGATGGGTACCCTGCTCGTCGCCCGCGGCGTGCCGGCCGGGGAAAACCTGGACTTGCAGAACCTCACCCGTCCGGAGACGGTTGCCAAAGCGCACCGGGATTACCGTGCCGCGGGGGCACAGATCCTCGAGACCAACACCTTCGGCGCCAACCGCTACAAACTCGCGGCTGCCGGATTGGGCGACAGCATCGAAGCGATCCTCCGCGCCGGGGTGGAAGTTGCGCGCCGGGAGGCCGGCGGGGCGCTCGTCGCCGGAAGCATCGGGCCGTTGGGCGTCCGCCTCGCGCCGTACGGGCGGGTGAAGCCGGAACAGGCCGAAGCCGCGTTTCGCGAGCAGACGGAGTTGCTGCTTCGGCACGGCGCCGACCTGATCCTGATCGAAACGATGAGCGACGTCAACGAGGCGCTCGCGGCTCTGCGCGCGGCGCGCACGGCGGGCGCGCAGTTCGTCGGGGTCAGCTTCACCTTCACCCGCGACGGGCTGACCCTGTTCGGCGACACCCCGGCCGCCGCCGCGCGCGCGCTCGTCGCAGCCGGCGCCGACCTGATCGGCGTCAACTGCTCGAGCGGCCCGGCGCAGGCGATCCGCATCCTGCGCGAAATGCGCGCCGCGGCGCAGCAAGCGCCGCTTTCGGCGATGCCCAACGCCGGTTGGCCGGAGCGGACCGGCGGGCGGATCCTCTACCCGGCGGGGCCGGATTACTTCGGCGGCTACGCGCGCGAGTTCGCGGCGGCGGGCGCGAGCGTGGTCGGCGGCTGCTGCGGGACGACGCCGGAACACATCGCCGCGATGCGGACCGCACTCGAGACCTTCGTGCCGGCGAAGCCGGCCGCCGTCGTCGTTGCGGCGCCCGCAATGGAAGCCAAGGCCGCCGCGGCCGAACCGACCCAATTCGCGGCCAAACTCGCCGCCGGAAAATTTACGATCAGCGTCGAGGTCGATCCGCCGAAGGGATTCTCCACCCAGAAACTCTCCGCCGGGGCGAGCATGCTCGCCGAAGCAGGGGCGGACGTGATCAACGTCGCCGACAGTCCGATGGCGCGGATGCGGATGAGTCCCTGGGCGGTCTGTCATTTGATTCAGGAACAATTCGGGATCGAGACGGTTCTGCATTTTCCCACCCGCGGGCGGAACCTGCTGCGCCTGCAGGGCGACCTGCTCGGAGCGCACGCCCTCGGGGTGCGCAACCTATTCGTGATGATGGGCGACCCGACCGCGATCGGGGATTTCCCACAGGCGGCCGACAACTACGACATCGTCCCCTCCGGTCTGATCCGTCTGATTAAGCAATCCTTCAACCTCGGGAAGGACCATGCCGGGAAGGCCATCGGCGCGCCGACCGCGTTCTTTGTCGGCTGCGCGCTCAACCTGGGCTCGGCCACGCCGGAGAAGGAACGCGCCAACCTAAAGAAGAAACTCGACGCCGGCGCGGATTTCATCCTCACCCAGCCGGTTTTCGAACCGGCGTGTGCAGCGGCGTTCCTGGAATCGTACCGGCGCGAATGCGGGGACCTGAAGGCGCCGGTCCTGGCGGGAATCCTTCCCCTCTTCGGGGCGAAGCATGCCGCCTTCCTGCACAACGAAGTGCCGGGAATGACGATACCCGAGAAAATCCGCGCGCGGATCGAACGCGCAGGCGAGCGCGCGCCGCAGGAGGGCGTGCGGATCGCGGCGGAGATGCTGAAGGATCTGCGCGGGGTTGTGCAGGGCGCCTACCTCATGCCGCCCTTCGGGCGGTACGACCTGGCCGCCGAGGTGATCGAATCGTCGTTGCGATGA